DNA sequence from the Sneathiella sp. P13V-1 genome:
AATGGTGCAGGGGCAATTGTTGGACCTATTATTGTCTCCAGTTTGATGGGGTGGTTTGGGGGCATCGCCTTCTATTTATTTATGGCAGCCGTATCATTTGTAATCGTTCTTTTTGCGCTATACCGGATGACGCGTCGTCAAGCCGTTCCCGAAGAGGATCAGAACGATTTTGTGGCGATGCCGGTGAGATCTGGTGTGGTCGCGGTTGGTTTGAACCCGGAAGCGGAATGGGAAGGAGAAGAGGAGGAGCTTTCCTCCGAAGCCGGTGAAGGTTCACTCACCAAGGCCTCCATGGCCATTCTGGAAGATTTATCAGATGACGATGATGAAGATGAATTAATGGATGATGGGCCTTCAATATGGAACAGGAACGGCTAAATCCCTATTTCTGAGAGAAAATTGATCCTTTCCGTTGCCGGATGAGAAAAGGGGCGGTAAAACCACCATTATGACTGATAAATTAAAAATAGCGCTGGCGCAGGCGAACCCAAAACTTGGGGATATCGAGGGTAACATTGCCCTTGCGAAAGAGTTTCGCAGTGAAGCCGAGGCCGAAGGCGCAGAACTTGTTGTCTTTCCGGAGCTGTTTATCTGCGGCTACCCGCCGGAAGATCTCGTCCTGAAACCATCCTTCATCACAGCGTGTGAGAAGGCAATGCAGGATCTTGCGGAACTGACGTTGGATGGTGGGCCAGCCATGCTGATGACGGGTCCCCTTTCTGAGAATGGAAAGCTATATAACGCGGTTTGCCTTCTTGAAGACGGTAAAGTCAGCGCGACACGTTACAAAAACAAACTTCCCAATTATGGCGTGTTTGACGAAGTGCGCGTGTTTGAGCCGGGGCCACTTCCGGGTCCGATCCCGTTTAAAGGCGTCCGCCTTGGCGTGATGATCTGTGAAGATATGTGGTTCCCAGATGTCGCCGAATGCCTGAAAGAGACAGGCGCGGAAATGCTGATCGTGCCAAATGGCAGCCCCTTCGATCATGAAAAAGGGGATGCACGTCTGAACTACGCCGTTGAGCGTGTTATGGAAACGGAATTGCCGCTTGTGTATCTGAACCAGATCGGTGGTCAGGATGAACTTGTCTTTGACGGTGGATCTTTTGTCTTGAACGGCGACAAATCTTTACCTGTTCAGATGCCCTGCTGGAAAGAAGATCTTCTGATTACAGAGTGGGAGCGGGGAGCTGACGGCTGGGCTTGCACCACCAACGAGCTGAAAGACCCTGGCAGCGCCATGTCCCGCATTTACAATGTGATGGTTCTTGGTCTTCGCGACTATGTGGAAAAGAACCGTTTTCCCGGTGTGGTCCTTGGATTGTCCGGCGGCATTGATAGCGCGCTAAGCGCTGCGGTCGCTGTGGATGCGTTGGGGGCGGATCGCGTGCATTGCGTGATGATGCCATCACGATACACATCAGAGGAAAGCCTGGACGATGCCCGCTTGTGCGCAGAATATCTTGGCGTAAAACTGGATACGGTTCCGATTGAGCCTGCGGTTGAGGCGTATAATGGGATGCTTGGGGATTTGTTCGCCGGCACCAATCAGGATATTACGGAAGAAAACATTCAATCCCGTATCCGCGGCGTTACCTTGATGGCCCTCTCCAATAAATTCGGGAAGATGGTTTTGACCACGGGTAATAAGTCCGAAATGTCCGTGGGCTACGCCACCATTTATGGTGATATGTGCGGCGGATATTCAGTGTTGAAGGATTTGTACAAAACGCTGTGCTTTGAGGCATCTGAGTGGCGGAACAATAACTTCGAAAGTCACTTCAAAGGGCCGGATGGCCTTGTGATGCCAAAAAATGTCATTGTGAAGCCACCAACCGCGGAGCTTCGCGAAGATCAAAAAGATGAAGATAGCCTGCCGCCCTATGAGGTGCTGGATGCCATCCTTCATGCTTTGGTTGAGGATGAGAAATCCTACGCAGAAATTGTAGCAGAGGGGTTTGACGGTCCGACGGTGACACGTATTCAGAACCTGCTCTATATTGCAGAATATAAACGACGTCAGGCACCGCCCGGCGTTAAAATTTCCACCCGTAACTTCGGCCGCGATCGTCGCTATCCGATTACAAACGGGTTTAGGGACAACAGATGACAACGAAATTCAGATTTGCACCAAGCCCGACAGGTTACCTTCATGTCGGTAATGCCCGTCTTGCCCTGATTAACTGGCTTTACGCCAAAAAGACAGGCGGCATCTTTTTGCTGCGTCTCGATGACACGGACGAGGAACGATCAACCGAAGAGTTTGCCAATGGCATTCAGGAAGACCTGAAATGGTTGGGGCTTGAGTGGGATGAGCTTGAGAAGCAATCAGATCGTACCGCAGCTTATGATGCGGCGTTCGATAAGCTAAAAGCAGCAGGGCGCCTCTATCCTTGTTATGAAACTGGGGATGAGCTGGAATATAAGCGCAAACGTCAGTTATCTCGTCGCCTGCCACCGGTTTATGATCGCTCCGCCTTAAAACTCACAGATGAAGAAAAAGCAGCGTTTGAAGCGGAAGGGCGCAAACCTCACTGGCGTTTCCTGCTGGATCAGGAAGTGGTCGGTTGGAACGACCACGTGCGCGGGGATGTTGAAGTTGACTGCGCCAGCATGTCTGACCCGGTATTGATCCGTTCTGATGGGCGTCCGCTTTATCATTTGCCATCTGTTGTGGATGATATCGACCTGAAAATCACCCACGTAATTCGTGGTGAAGACCATGTCTCCAACACGGCTTTGCATATTCAATTGTTCAAGGCGTTGGGTGCGGAAAAACCGGAATTTGCTCATATCCCATTGTTAATGGGGCCGGACGGCGGGCCATTGTCCAAGCGATTAGGCAGCCTGTCACTCAAAGACTTCCGCGAAGAAGGGTTGGAGCCAATGAGCATCAACTCCTTGCTCGCTCGTCTTGGTACATCCGACAATGTGGTGCCTCAGCTGGATTTGGCGGCTGTGATCGAAGGGTTCGATATTGGGCATTTCAGCCGTGCAGCCGCGAAATTTGATCCGGCAGAACTTCGTAATTTGAACGCCAAGATCATTCACGATATGCCATGGGATCAGGTTCAGGATCATCTGGGTCTTGATGGGGCAAGTGAAGATTTCTGGATGACTATTCGTGGCAATATCAATGTGGTCGGCGAGGCTGCCCTTTGGTGGAATGTGGTCAGTGGTGACGTTGCCCCCGTTGTTGAAGATCAGGATTTCTTATCCAAGGCAGCAGAATTGCTACCAGATGGGGAATTTGATGATACGACATGGAAAACTTGGACAACTGCGGTTAAAGATACGTTAGGTGTGAAGGGTAAAGCCCTTTTTATGCCATTGCGTCAGGCACTGACTGGGCAATCCCACGGACCTGAAATGAATAGAATGATCGTGCTGATCGGGCGGGAGAAAGCCGTTCTTCGATTGGCTGGTAAAACTGCGTAAATTTAAAGGACAGATAAAGTGACCATCAAACTATACAATACAGCGAAGCGCGAAGTTGAAACCTTCGTTCCCCGCGACCCCAAAAATGTGGGGATGTATGTGTGTGGTCCTACTGTCTATGACACGGCCCATATTGGTAACGCACGCCCTGCGGTGATCTTCGATGTTCTGGCACGTCTCCTGCGTCAGGAATATGGCGATGATCATGTGACTTACGTGCGTAATATCACCGATGTTGAAGATAAAATCATTGATGGTGCTGCAAAACGCGGAATTTCTATTGAAGAACTGACCAAAGAAACAACTGCGCAATATCATGCGGATATGGCCGCACTTGGAGTGGAGCTTCCAAATCGAGAGCCGAAAGCGACCGAGCATATTCAGGGGATGATCGAAATGATCGAAACTTTGATTGCCAAAGGCCACGCCTATGAAGCCGAAGGTCATGTTCTTTTCTCCGTACCGAGCATGCCAGATTATGGCAAGCTGTCTGGTCGTAACCGGGATGAAATGATCGAAGGCGCCCGTGTTGAAGTTGCCCCGTTCAAGAAGGATCCCGCTGACTTCGTTCTTTGGAAGCCATCTCCAGGCGATATGCATGGATGGGAAAGCCCCTGGGGCAAGGGGCGTCCGGGCTGGCATATCGAATGTTCAGTCATGTCTAAGGCTGAACTTGGGGAAGCCTTTGATATTCATGGCGGTGGTCGGGATCTGATCTTCCCGCATCACGAAAATGAAGTGGCGCAAAGCTGCTGTGCAAATGATGATAAAACATTTGCACGTTATTGGGTTCATAACGGCTTCCTGACTGTTGATGGCAAGAAGATGTCTAAATCCTTGGGCAATTTCTTCACGGTTCGGGATTTGTTGGAGAAAACGACCCGTC
Encoded proteins:
- a CDS encoding NAD+ synthase; protein product: MTDKLKIALAQANPKLGDIEGNIALAKEFRSEAEAEGAELVVFPELFICGYPPEDLVLKPSFITACEKAMQDLAELTLDGGPAMLMTGPLSENGKLYNAVCLLEDGKVSATRYKNKLPNYGVFDEVRVFEPGPLPGPIPFKGVRLGVMICEDMWFPDVAECLKETGAEMLIVPNGSPFDHEKGDARLNYAVERVMETELPLVYLNQIGGQDELVFDGGSFVLNGDKSLPVQMPCWKEDLLITEWERGADGWACTTNELKDPGSAMSRIYNVMVLGLRDYVEKNRFPGVVLGLSGGIDSALSAAVAVDALGADRVHCVMMPSRYTSEESLDDARLCAEYLGVKLDTVPIEPAVEAYNGMLGDLFAGTNQDITEENIQSRIRGVTLMALSNKFGKMVLTTGNKSEMSVGYATIYGDMCGGYSVLKDLYKTLCFEASEWRNNNFESHFKGPDGLVMPKNVIVKPPTAELREDQKDEDSLPPYEVLDAILHALVEDEKSYAEIVAEGFDGPTVTRIQNLLYIAEYKRRQAPPGVKISTRNFGRDRRYPITNGFRDNR
- the gltX gene encoding glutamate--tRNA ligase, whose protein sequence is MTTKFRFAPSPTGYLHVGNARLALINWLYAKKTGGIFLLRLDDTDEERSTEEFANGIQEDLKWLGLEWDELEKQSDRTAAYDAAFDKLKAAGRLYPCYETGDELEYKRKRQLSRRLPPVYDRSALKLTDEEKAAFEAEGRKPHWRFLLDQEVVGWNDHVRGDVEVDCASMSDPVLIRSDGRPLYHLPSVVDDIDLKITHVIRGEDHVSNTALHIQLFKALGAEKPEFAHIPLLMGPDGGPLSKRLGSLSLKDFREEGLEPMSINSLLARLGTSDNVVPQLDLAAVIEGFDIGHFSRAAAKFDPAELRNLNAKIIHDMPWDQVQDHLGLDGASEDFWMTIRGNINVVGEAALWWNVVSGDVAPVVEDQDFLSKAAELLPDGEFDDTTWKTWTTAVKDTLGVKGKALFMPLRQALTGQSHGPEMNRMIVLIGREKAVLRLAGKTA
- the cysS gene encoding cysteine--tRNA ligase, encoding MTIKLYNTAKREVETFVPRDPKNVGMYVCGPTVYDTAHIGNARPAVIFDVLARLLRQEYGDDHVTYVRNITDVEDKIIDGAAKRGISIEELTKETTAQYHADMAALGVELPNREPKATEHIQGMIEMIETLIAKGHAYEAEGHVLFSVPSMPDYGKLSGRNRDEMIEGARVEVAPFKKDPADFVLWKPSPGDMHGWESPWGKGRPGWHIECSVMSKAELGEAFDIHGGGRDLIFPHHENEVAQSCCANDDKTFARYWVHNGFLTVDGKKMSKSLGNFFTVRDLLEKTTRLEGCAGEIYRFVLLNTDYRKPLNWTEDGVTNAENSLDTIYTALKALEGVEADETQVAEGVIHHLENDLDTPFALKELIAIAKEANKAGDATEKARLKGQLLAGAKLLGLAQQSLDDWFKGVRDTGEAENGLTDEGIDALIEERDAAKKNKNYARADEIRDELKAAGIILEDSPEGTTWKRA